The proteins below are encoded in one region of Drosophila santomea strain STO CAGO 1482 chromosome 2R, Prin_Dsan_1.1, whole genome shotgun sequence:
- the LOC120444340 gene encoding phosphatidylinositol 4,5-bisphosphate 5-phosphatase A isoform X2, which yields MVTATAIADLCIFLLTWNVGTHSPQNQDLNSLLSLNGNTTCPDNQLPDIYVIGFQEVSTTQVLKIFNDDPWVLKIADSLHDHQFVKVDSKQLQGILITMFAQHKHIPHMKEIETEATRTGLGGLWGNKGAVSIRLSLYGTGVAFICSHLAAHDEKLKERIEDYHQIVDNHKYSAQGYRRIFDHDFVFWFGDLNFRLSGDMSAWDVRTDVENERYADLLKLDQLNLLREKGNAFSLLEEQQPNFAPTFKFVEGTNDYNLKRRPAWCDRILHRVQSNIYPGITLSANQLSYQSHMDYTLSDHKPVSATFNYKVEAANRTYTDEELHEMTHGSASSPATPNLFNAELEQW from the exons ATGGTTACGGCCACGGCGATTGCGGATTTGTGCATATTTCTTTTGACCTGGAACGTGGGCACTCACTCGCCACAGAATCAGGATCTGAACTCCCTTCTGTCCCTCAATGGCAACACCACATGTCCGGATAACCAGCTGCCCGACATCTATGTGATCGGATTCCAGGAGGTGAGCACCACACAGGTGCTCAAGATCTTCAATGACGATCCGTGGGTGCTAAAGATCGCGGACTCCCTGCACGATCACCAGTTCGTAAAGGTGGACTCGAAGCAGCTGCAGGGAATTCTCATAACCATGTTCGCACAGCACAAGCACATCCCGCACATGAAAGAAATCGAGACGGAAGCCACGCGCACGGGACTGGGTGGGCTGTGGGGTAACAAGGGTGCCGTGAGCATTCGACTTTCCCTCTACGGGACAGGCGTCGCATTCATCTGCTCCCATCTGGCGGCCCACGATGAGAAGCTGAAGGAGCGCATCGAGGACTATCACCAAATCGTGGACAATCACAAGTACAGTGCACAGGGATATCGTCGGATATTCGACCACGACTTTGTCTTTTGGTTTGGCGATCTTAACTTCCGTCTCTCCGGGGATATGTCCGCATGGGATGTCCGCACGGATGTGGAAAACGAGCGATACGCTGATCTGCTCAAGCTGGACCAGTTGAATCTGCTGCGGGAAAAGGGCAACGCCTTCAGCTTGCTGGAGGAGCAACAGCCCAACTTTGCGCCCACCTTTAAG TTCGTGGAAGGCACTAATGATTACAACTTGAAGCGACGACCAGCCTGGTGTGATAGGATTTTGCATCGCGTGCAAAGCAACATTTATCCGGGCATTACCCTGAGTGCCAACCAGCTGTCTTATCAGTCCCACATGGATTACACTCTGTCTGACCACAAGCCCGTATCAGCCACATTCAACTACAAGGTCGAGGCTGCCAATCGCACCTACACCGACGAGGAACTCCACGAAATGACGCACGGATCTGCCTCATCTCCCGCCACGCCAAAT TTATTTAACGCTGAACTAGAGCAATGGTAG
- the LOC120444340 gene encoding phosphatidylinositol 4,5-bisphosphate 5-phosphatase A isoform X1, with amino-acid sequence MVTATAIADLCIFLLTWNVGTHSPQNQDLNSLLSLNGNTTCPDNQLPDIYVIGFQEVSTTQVLKIFNDDPWVLKIADSLHDHQFVKVDSKQLQGILITMFAQHKHIPHMKEIETEATRTGLGGLWGNKGAVSIRLSLYGTGVAFICSHLAAHDEKLKERIEDYHQIVDNHKYSAQGYRRIFDHDFVFWFGDLNFRLSGDMSAWDVRTDVENERYADLLKLDQLNLLREKGNAFSLLEEQQPNFAPTFKFVEGTNDYNLKRRPAWCDRILHRVQSNIYPGITLSANQLSYQSHMDYTLSDHKPVSATFNYKVEAANRTYTDEELHEMTHGSASSPATPNVSLTFAFVVLAAVSYIQL; translated from the exons ATGGTTACGGCCACGGCGATTGCGGATTTGTGCATATTTCTTTTGACCTGGAACGTGGGCACTCACTCGCCACAGAATCAGGATCTGAACTCCCTTCTGTCCCTCAATGGCAACACCACATGTCCGGATAACCAGCTGCCCGACATCTATGTGATCGGATTCCAGGAGGTGAGCACCACACAGGTGCTCAAGATCTTCAATGACGATCCGTGGGTGCTAAAGATCGCGGACTCCCTGCACGATCACCAGTTCGTAAAGGTGGACTCGAAGCAGCTGCAGGGAATTCTCATAACCATGTTCGCACAGCACAAGCACATCCCGCACATGAAAGAAATCGAGACGGAAGCCACGCGCACGGGACTGGGTGGGCTGTGGGGTAACAAGGGTGCCGTGAGCATTCGACTTTCCCTCTACGGGACAGGCGTCGCATTCATCTGCTCCCATCTGGCGGCCCACGATGAGAAGCTGAAGGAGCGCATCGAGGACTATCACCAAATCGTGGACAATCACAAGTACAGTGCACAGGGATATCGTCGGATATTCGACCACGACTTTGTCTTTTGGTTTGGCGATCTTAACTTCCGTCTCTCCGGGGATATGTCCGCATGGGATGTCCGCACGGATGTGGAAAACGAGCGATACGCTGATCTGCTCAAGCTGGACCAGTTGAATCTGCTGCGGGAAAAGGGCAACGCCTTCAGCTTGCTGGAGGAGCAACAGCCCAACTTTGCGCCCACCTTTAAG TTCGTGGAAGGCACTAATGATTACAACTTGAAGCGACGACCAGCCTGGTGTGATAGGATTTTGCATCGCGTGCAAAGCAACATTTATCCGGGCATTACCCTGAGTGCCAACCAGCTGTCTTATCAGTCCCACATGGATTACACTCTGTCTGACCACAAGCCCGTATCAGCCACATTCAACTACAAGGTCGAGGCTGCCAATCGCACCTACACCGACGAGGAACTCCACGAAATGACGCACGGATCTGCCTCATCTCCCGCCACGCCAAATGTTAGTttaacttttgcttttgttgtgcTCGCAGCTGTGTCCTATATTCAACTTTGA
- the LOC120447136 gene encoding CAAX prenyl protease 1 homolog: MSSLDADTVLLSILFLVVIENALEIYISLRQVKVYQTALKVPAELTSQMGEETFHKARKYGLDQEKFGIFKAVVMDVGLLCMELYIGLIAVLWQLSVQVVDRLQWDSKNEIIVSCVFVLISNILSTFKGLPFKIYKIFVLEETHGFNKQTARFFAWDQLKGFLVTQVLMIPITAAIIFIVQRGGDNFFIWLWIFTGVISLVLLTLYPIFIAPLFDKYTPLEKGALRQSIEDLAASLKFPLTKLFVVEGSKRSSHSNAYFYGLWNSKRIVLFDTLLLNKGKPDDSELSEEEKGKGCTDEEVLAVLGHELGHWKLGHVTKNIIIMQIHLFLMFLVFGNVFKYPPLYVAMGFQPGTRPILVGLLIVFTYVLAPYNALMNFAMTLLSRRFEYQADEFAFKLGFADQLGQALIKLNVDNLGFPVYDWLYSTWNHSHPTLLQRLNRLKELREEKKQN, translated from the exons ATGTCTTCATTGGACGCAGACACCGTGCTGCTGAGCATTTTGTTTCTGGTAGTTATCGAAAATGCGCTGGAGATCTATATATCGCTGCGGCAG GTGAAAGTGTACCAAACTGCACTGAAGGTGCCGGCCGAACTGACGTCACAAATGGGCGAGGAGACGTTCCATAAGGCGCGGAAGTATGGTCTGGACCAGGAGAAATTCGGCATCTTCAAAGCTGTTGTTATGGATGTGGGACTGCTTTGCATGGAGCTGTACATCGGACTGATCGCTGTGTTGTGGCAGCTGTCCGTCCAGGTGGTGGATCGCCTGCAATGGGACTCCAAAAACGAGATCATCGTCAGCTGCGTGTTTGTGCTGATATCGAATATATTAAGCACCTTCAAGGGACTGCCCTTCAAGATCTACAAAATATTCGTGCTGGAGGAGACACATGGCTTCAACAAACAAACGGCCAGGTTTTTCGCCTGGGATCAGCTCAAAGGCTTCCTAGTCACCCAGGTCCTCATGATTCCCATCACGGCGGCCATTATCTTCATCGTTCAGCGCGGCGGCGACAACTTCTTCATTTGGCTGTGGATCTTCACCGGCGTTATCTCGCTGGTTCTACTCACTTTGTATCCGATTTTCATTGCTCCCCTGTTTGACAAGTATACTCCGTTGGAGAAGGGCGCTCTGAGGCAATCCATTGAGGATCTGGCCGCCTCGCTCAAGTTCCCGCTCACTAAGCTTTTCGTGGTGGAGGGATCAAAGCGCTCCTCGCACAGCAATGCCTACTTCTATGGTCTCTGGAATTCGAAGAGGATTGTGCTTTTCGACACGCTGCTGCTAAACAAAGGTAAACCGGACGACTCCGAGTTGTCAGAGgaagaaaagggaaaaggtTGCACCGACGAGGAGGTGCTGGCTGTTTTGGGTCACGAGCTGGGACACTGGAAACTGGGACACGTCACCAAGAACATCATTATCATGCAGATTCATCTCTTTCTGATGTTCTTGGTCTTTGGAAATGTCTTCAAATATCCACCACTCTACGTGGCCATGGGATTCCAACCTGGTACTCGGCCCATTCTCGTCGGTTTGCTAATCGTCTTTACCTACGTGCTGGCACCGTACAATGCTCTCATGAACTTCGCTATGACGCTTTTGTCGCGACGATTCGAGTACCAGGCTGATGAGTTCGCTTTCAAGTTGGGATTCGCAGATCAGTTGGGTCAAGCCCTCATTAAACTGAACGTTGACAACTTAGGCTTTCCCGTTTACGATTGGCTGTACTCGACATGGAACCACTCACATCCGACTCTACTCCAGCGCCTGAATCGCCTCAAGGAGCTGAGGGAAGAGAAGAAACAGAACTAA
- the LOC120447137 gene encoding CAAX prenyl protease 1 homolog, translated as MSANFWDDPQSILYIIIAFLVLDNLWAIYLLLRDILVVYKTQQVPNVISPYLPQELYDKMRVYKIHKSWFTIVQTLLMVVILGVLELYFGFYAWLYGVAGKCALAKWMEHEACVSVIFVLLLSLYFWLKSLPAMIYEGCCIRSLQPRPKPPWWSRICCFVVDVILGVAVTTVVVVALVYMFIGLGSYAPLGLYFQLLILTMIIFLLIPFLVDPFFGRRVPMENSNLRTQLENLTRQVGFPMSQVRVIRVHDPNTGSNAFFYGCCCLKRIVIFDTLLLNRGKADTSQLSPEELGRGLADPLVVAVVAHELGHWRNGHFYKAILSFQVHLILTILLFALLFGHGPIYQAVGFAPGLQPIVVGCLIIFGFVLTPYMTLANFSMINITRCFEYQADEFAYRLGYGGELRQALLKLYADNLAFPVSDPCYSRWNHTHPTMLDRLGRLEEHRR; from the exons ATGTCGGCAAACTTCTGGGATGATCCACAATCAATACTTTACATAATCATAGCTTTCTTGGTTCTGGACAATCTATGGGCGATATATCTGCTGCTGCGGGAC ATACTAGTGGTTTACAAAACGCAACAAGTACCGAATGTTATCAGCCCATATCTACCGCAGGAACTGTACGATAAAATGCGTGTCTACAAGATACACAAGAGCTGGTTCACCATTGTGCAAACCCTGCTTATGGTGGTTATATTGGGTGTTTTGGAGCTGTACTTCGGGTTTTATGCCTGGCTGTATGGAGTGGCTGGGAAGTGCGCCTTGGCCAAGTGGATGGAGCACGAGGCTTGCGTATCCGTGATCTTCGTCCTTCTCCTGAGCCTGTATTTCTGGCTTAAAAGCTTGCCGGCCATGATCTACGAGGGTTGTTGCATCAGAAGTTTGCAACCCAGGCCGAAACCACCGTGGTGGTCCCGCATCTGTTGCTTCGTCGTTGACGTGATTTTGGGAGTAGCGGTTACCACCGTGGTGGTGGTCGCCCTGGTTTACATGTTTATCGGCTTGGGCTCCTATGCTCCTCTGGGCTTGTACTTCCAATTGCTGATCCTCACGATGATCATATTCCTGTTAATTCCATTTTTGGTCGATCCTTTTTTCGGTAGACGTGTGCCCATGGAAAACTCGAATTTGCGCACCCAACTGGAGAACCTTACGCGACAAGTGGGCTTTCCCATGAGCCAGGTGCGCGTCATCCGTGTGCATGACCCCAACACGGGAAGTAATGCCTTTTTCTACGGATGCTGCTGCCTGAAGAGAATTGTGATTTTCGATACATTGCTGCTGAATAGGGGCAAGGCAGATACCTCCCAGTTGTCGCCAGAGGAGCTGGGTAGGGGACTGGCGGATCCTCTGGTGGTTGCTGTGGTGGCCCATGAACTGGGTCATTGGAGGAATGGACATTTTTACAAGGCGATCCTTTCGTTTCAAGTCCATCTCATACTGACtatcctgctcttcgcgcttttgtttggccaCGGACCCATCTACCAGGCTGTGGGATTCGCGCCCGGTCTTCAGCCCATAGTCGTTGGATGCCTAATCATCTTCGGCTTTGTATTGACGCCATACATGACACTGGCGAACTTCAGTATGATAAACATAACGCGTTGCTTTGAGTACCAGGCGGATGAGTTTGCCTACCGGCTCGGTTATGGAGGAGAACTTCGTCAAGCACTGCTTAAATTGTATGCGGATAATCTGGCATTCCCCGTTTCGGATCCTTGCTACTCCAGATGGAATCATACGCATCCCACTATGCTGGATCGGCTGGGTCGTCTGGAGGAACATCGACGTTAG
- the LOC120447138 gene encoding nuclear inhibitor of protein phosphatase 1 has product MANSYDIPSWAGKPPTGLHLDVLKDDKLVQKLMVDEKRCYLFGRNSQMNDFCIDHASCSRVHSAFVYHKHLNIAYLVDLGSTHGTFIGTLRLEPHKPTQLQINSTFHFGASTRNYILRERPSGHHSNIMEDLPLSETSDGALLGLPESQTELDNLTEYNTAHNRRISMLGIDDDTNMRKQNALKQGRRARNVTFNDEEIVINPEDVDPNVGRFRNLVQTTVVPAKRARYDVNHMGIHSGNSSLSSANAAHVHQMFQQSLVDMKHQQQQHREMPPPNAVLHSPTNSLYQGLPAETHGKGDLEPISPLTIGSKLGLLLPNPAPEVLPVYDEAVEPSSTLAQKLAVANANVRRYGEDPHDSSGEGDALCPQKKKYAKEAWPGRKPMLGQL; this is encoded by the exons ATGGCTAACAGCTACGACATACCCAGTTG GGCCGGAAAACCGCCCACTGGCTTGCATCTGGATGTGCTGAAGGACGACAAACTGGTTCAAAAACTAATGGTGGATGAGAAAAGGTGCTATCTATTTGGTCGCAACAGCCAGATGAACGACTTCTGCATAGACCACGCTTCATGCTCGCGGGTGCACTCAGCCTTCGTTTACCACAAGCACTTAAACATAGCCTACCTCGTGGATCTCGGCTCCA CCCACGGCACCTTCATTGGAACCCTCAGACTGGAGCCGCACAAGCCCACCCAGCTTCAGATCAACAGCACCTTCCACTTTGGGGCTTCCACCCGGAACTACATACTCAGGGAACGACCCTCTGGTCACCACAGCAACATCATGGAAGACCTGCCGCTTAGTGAAACAAGTGATGGAGCTCTCCTGGGCCTACCCGAAAGCCAAACGGAGCTTGAT AATCTCACAGAATACAACACGGCCCACAATCGGCGCATCTCAATGCTGGGCATCGATGATGATACCAATATGCGAAAGCAAAACGCCTTGAAACAGGGACGTCGCGCCCGAAATGTCACATTTAACGATGAGGAGATTGTCATCAATCCTGAGGATGTAGATCCCAATGTGGGACGCTTTAGGAACTTGGTACAAACCACAGTGGTACCCGCCAAGAGGGCTCGCTACGACGTCAACCATATGGGCATCCATTCTGGTAACAGCAGTCTGTCCAGTGCCAATGCAGCCCATGTGCACCAAATGTTCCAGCAGAGCCTGGTTGACATgaagcaccagcaacagcagcacagGGAAATGCCTCCGCCTAATGCGGTGCTACACTCGCCTACTAATTCCCTATATCAAGGACTGCCGGCCGAAACGCACGGCAAGGGTGACCTAGAACCCATCTCCCCATTGACCATTGGATCCAAGCTGGGCCTACTGCTGCCGAATCCCGCGCCTGAAGTGCTGCCAGTCTATGATGAGGCTGTGGAGCCCTCCTCGACCCTGGCTCAAAAATTGGCCGTCGCTAATGCAAACG TTCGTCGCTATGGGGAGGATCCGCATGACTCCAGTGGCGAAGGCGATGCTCTGTGCCCACAGAAAAAGAAATACGCCAAGGAAGCATGGCCAGGTCGCAAGCCCATGCTTGGGCAGCTGTAA
- the LOC120444340 gene encoding phosphatidylinositol 4,5-bisphosphate 5-phosphatase A isoform X3: protein MVTATAIADLCIFLLTWNVGTHSPQNQDLNSLLSLNGNTTCPDNQLPDIYVIGFQEVSTTQVLKIFNDDPWVLKIADSLHDHQFVKVDSKQLQGILITMFAQHKHIPHMKEIETEATRTGLGGLWGNKGAVSIRLSLYGTGVAFICSHLAAHDEKLKERIEDYHQIVDNHKYSAQGYRRIFDHDFVFWFGDLNFRLSGDMSAWDVRTDVENERYADLLKLDQLNLLREKGNAFSLLEEQQPNFAPTFKFVEGTNDYNLKRRPAWCDRILHRVQSNIYPGITLSANQLSYQSHMDYTLSDHKPVSATFNYKVEAANRTYTDEELHEMTHGSASSPATPNREPEKRK from the exons ATGGTTACGGCCACGGCGATTGCGGATTTGTGCATATTTCTTTTGACCTGGAACGTGGGCACTCACTCGCCACAGAATCAGGATCTGAACTCCCTTCTGTCCCTCAATGGCAACACCACATGTCCGGATAACCAGCTGCCCGACATCTATGTGATCGGATTCCAGGAGGTGAGCACCACACAGGTGCTCAAGATCTTCAATGACGATCCGTGGGTGCTAAAGATCGCGGACTCCCTGCACGATCACCAGTTCGTAAAGGTGGACTCGAAGCAGCTGCAGGGAATTCTCATAACCATGTTCGCACAGCACAAGCACATCCCGCACATGAAAGAAATCGAGACGGAAGCCACGCGCACGGGACTGGGTGGGCTGTGGGGTAACAAGGGTGCCGTGAGCATTCGACTTTCCCTCTACGGGACAGGCGTCGCATTCATCTGCTCCCATCTGGCGGCCCACGATGAGAAGCTGAAGGAGCGCATCGAGGACTATCACCAAATCGTGGACAATCACAAGTACAGTGCACAGGGATATCGTCGGATATTCGACCACGACTTTGTCTTTTGGTTTGGCGATCTTAACTTCCGTCTCTCCGGGGATATGTCCGCATGGGATGTCCGCACGGATGTGGAAAACGAGCGATACGCTGATCTGCTCAAGCTGGACCAGTTGAATCTGCTGCGGGAAAAGGGCAACGCCTTCAGCTTGCTGGAGGAGCAACAGCCCAACTTTGCGCCCACCTTTAAG TTCGTGGAAGGCACTAATGATTACAACTTGAAGCGACGACCAGCCTGGTGTGATAGGATTTTGCATCGCGTGCAAAGCAACATTTATCCGGGCATTACCCTGAGTGCCAACCAGCTGTCTTATCAGTCCCACATGGATTACACTCTGTCTGACCACAAGCCCGTATCAGCCACATTCAACTACAAGGTCGAGGCTGCCAATCGCACCTACACCGACGAGGAACTCCACGAAATGACGCACGGATCTGCCTCATCTCCCGCCACGCCAAAT AGGGAACCAgagaaacgaaaataa
- the LOC120447134 gene encoding probable asparagine--tRNA ligase, mitochondrial, with translation MLFLRRFYSKSGRIAQIFKTNKPGDSLAIQGWIKNVRRLKNNTFLDINDGSTSSRFQVVVPRTPENQHLPPGSVIAAVGEIQVAPNGSFELHANQVEMLAEGHLQEGYPFSPKQKHPPEYVREHLHLRSRVDFVAAQMRVRHKAQKAIHDYMDEQDFVQINTPLLTTNDCEGAGEVFRVQPDSEDLLKQMKRSNVSVEQSYFDGKAFLSVSGQLHLEAMTYGLGNTYTLSPAFRAENSKSPLHLAEFYMFEAELAHLEELEKLAQFIEQMLKSVTNRLLETSAEDLSFCQRNSNSSSDLPWLQVPWKIISYDEALQVLQENKNSLKTPINLNEGFSKDQEFFLVDHCGAPVFVVDWPAQQKPFYMKISRTNPNRVHALDLLMPAVGELCGGSLRESDPAILRSHPQLPKDLEWYVDLRKYGGISTGGFGMGFERYLQLVTGVKNIRDVIPFPRYPHSCKM, from the exons ATGTTATTCTTGAGACGATTTTATAGTAAATCCGGACGGATAGCTCAAATATTTAAGACTAATAAGCCAGGCGACTCGTTGGCCATTCAG GGATGGATCAAAAACGTTCGCCGGTTGAAGAACAACACATTTCTGGACATCAATGATGGTTCCACGAGCAGTAGGTTCCAAGTGGTAGTGCCCCGGACTCCGGAAAACCAGCACTTACCTCCGGGCAGCGTCATTGCCGCGGTCGGTGAAATTCAAGTGGCTCCAAATGGCAGCTTTGAGTTGCATGCGAATCAGGTGGAAATGTTGG CGGAAGGACACCTGCAGGAAGGTTATCCCTTCAGTCCCAAACAGAAACATCCACCGGAATATGTGCGTGAGCATCTACATCTTCGATCCCGCGTAGATTTTGTGGCCGCCCAGATGAGGGTCAGACACAAAGCACAAAAAGCCATACACGACTACATGGATGAGCAGGATTTCGTGCAGATCAACACTCCTCTGCTTACAACCAATGATTGCGAGGGAGCAGGAGAAGTTTTCCGGGTTCAACCGGACTCCGAAGATCTGCTTAAGCAGATGAAGAGATCGAATGTTTCCGTGGAACAGAGCTACTTCGATGGCAAGGCATTCCTCAGCGTCTCTGGTCAACTGCACCTAGAGGCCATGACATACGGTCTAGGCAACACATATACCCTCTCGCCAGCCTTCCGAGCGGAGAACTCCAAGTCGCCATTGCATTTAGCCGAGTTTTACATGTTTGAAGCGGAACTGGCGCAtttggaggagctggaaaAGTTAGCGCAGTTCATTGAACAGATGCTGAAGTCAGTGACAAACCGTTTGCTGGAAACGAGTGCCGAGGACCTAAGTTTCTGTCAACGAAattccaactccagctccGATCTGCCTTGGCTGCAGGTACCGTGGAAGATAATAAGCTACGATGAAGCCCTACAGGTACTGCAGGAAAATAAGAACAGTCTAAAGACGCCCATAAACTTGAACGAAGGCTTCTCTAAGGACCAAGAATTTTTTCTAGTCGACCACTGTGGTGCTCCCGTATTCGTTGTGGATTGGCCAGCTCAGCAAAAACCTTTTTACATGAAAATCTCGCGTACAAATCCCAACCGAGTTCATGCCCTAGACCTGCTGATGCCAGCCGTTGGCGAATTATGTGGCGGCAGCCTGCGTGAAAGCGATCCTGCTATATTAAGATCCCATCCGCAGCTGCCAAAGGATCTGGAATGGTACGTTGACTTGCGAAAGTACGGTGGAATTTCAACTGGAGGATTTGGAATGGGCTTTGAGCGTTACTTGCAGCTTGTCACGGGTGTTAAAAACATTCGCGATGTGATACCCTTTCCCAGGTATCCACACAGCTGCAAGATGTGA
- the LOC120447135 gene encoding CAAX prenyl protease 1 homolog produces the protein MAFYDTWPKIDPVIVLVVLCLIVLVDRIWEMVLTKRQQFVCLNAIMVPEELRGIIPPEIYHRARIYELHKTELQLWKYLIDLIITLCELILGFYPFLWKLSTMTLQRFTSQEIWITLIFVFYLTIYICIRFLPVLIYDKCLLELRYGMSGRFPWYCYCGIGALAILVSQLVLLPLAAAIVFSVKLIGYYFFLWFWLFWAVFTLLLVFFLPYCCIPCIGRQVVLPEGTALYTEVKRVCDVVGFPMKRVFIIKTRTMQSSNAYFYGSCCLKRIVIFDTLLLNKGKEPNEIHPYEVGRGLTNMQVAGVVCHELGHWKHGHFYKATIIMKIHFFFTMGLFGLFFHSPQLYMAVGFASGVMPIIVGFIIVLRFAMTPYLTLANVLMLWNLRRFEYAADKFAHRMGYSIQLRMALVKIYADHMSFPVYDQCYARWHHTHPTILQRLAYQQKLDAKAMNT, from the exons ATGGCATTCTACGATACTTGGCCGAAAATAGATCCAGTCATAGTGCTGGTGGTGTTATGTCTGATCGTGTTAGTTGACCGGATATGGGAGATGGTACTCACCAAGAGGCAG CAATTTGTGTGCCTGAATGCGATTATGGTGCCCGAGGAGCTGAGAGGAATCATTCCGCCGGAGATTTACCATCGGGCCCGCATCTACGAGCTGCATAAAACGGAGCTGCAGCTATGGAAGTACCTCATCGACTTGATTATTACGCTTTGTGAGCTGATATTGGGTTTCTATCCTTTTCTCTGGAAACTGTCTACGATGACTCTACAGAGATTTACCTCCCAAGAGATCTGGATCACCTTGATCTTTGTGTTCTACCTGACCATTTACATCTGTATAAGGTTCCTGCCGGTGCTGATATATGACAAGTGCCTGCTGGAGCTGCGGTATGGGATGTCAGGCAGGTTTCCGTGGTACTGCTACTGCGGTATTGGCGCACTGGCCATTCTCGTGAGCCAGCTCGTCTTGCTCCCTTTGGCGGCGGCCATTGTGTTCAGCGTAAAGTTAATTGGGTACTACTTCTTCCTTTGGTTCTGGCTCTTCTGGGCTGTGTTCACCCTGTTGCTGGTATTCTTTTTACCCTACTGCTGCATTCCGTGCATTGGACGACAGGTGGTCCTCCCGGAGGGCACTGCCCTCTATACGGAGGTGAAGCGGGTTTGCGATGTGGTTGGCTTTCCCATGAAGCGGGTTTTTATCATTAAGACCCGGACGATGCAGAGCAGTAATGCCTATTTTTACGGAAGCTGTTGTCTGAAAAGAATTGTGATTTTTGACACCCTGCTACTGAACAAGGGCAAGGAACCCAACGAGATCCATCCCTATGAGGTGGGCAGAGGTCTGACCAACATGCAGGTGGCGGGCGTGGTGTGCCACGAGCTAGGTCACTGGAAGCATGGACATTTCTACAAGGCCACAATCATCATGAAGATTCACTTTTTCTTCACCATGGGACTCTTTGGATTGTTCTTCCACTCCCCGCAGCTGTACATGGCAGTGGGTTTCGCATCTGGCGTTATGCCCATCATTGTGGGATTCATCATTGTCCTGAGATTTGCCATGACTCCTTATCTCACGTTGGCGAATGTCCTGATGTTGTGGAATCTGCGTCGCTTTGAGTATGCCGCCGATAAATTTGCCCATCGCATGGGATACTCCATTCAACTGAGGATGGCTCTGGTCAAGATCTATGCGGATCACATGAGTTTCCCGGTCTACGACCAATGCTATGCTCGCTGGCATCACACTCATCCCACGATACTCCAGAGACTGGCCTATCAGCAGAAACTGGATGCGAAGGCCATGAATACCTGA